The sequence below is a genomic window from Venturia canescens isolate UGA chromosome 9, ASM1945775v1, whole genome shotgun sequence.
TTAATCATATTTACATATTTATTTGTATTGAAAGATTACTTCTGCAATGTTAGAAATTGTAAAAGACCATCTGCAATCGTAACTGTGTATTTAAATTTTTGGCTCGAGGTACATATTTAAAGCATACTGGACATTTCAAAAAACTTGCAATCACAAAGTTACTAAAAAGATAAATGTGAAATAACGTGAattgggaaatttttttttttttattgatatttcaatTGCTTTCTATACTCTCTGTGATAAGTACCAAAAAACTTATAGTTTCCGTACTGTACATTCATATATCGTTGCTGATTTTTGTTCAACTCGAAAGTTACCGCAAATTAGATATCTAACAACAACGGTATTACAGCTCGAGTATATAGTAGtgacatttatgaaaaatctattcaaacTGCGGTGATACttagaaaatatataaaacagcTGTACATCATAAGAAACGACGAATcgttgataaataataatcatctTTATTTACATTATATACAAAAGTTACGTGGTACTCggatttcaaatgatttttttccttctcgccGTTCTAATCTATTACGGAAATATTTCCTATCCATAATACTTTCGTAACGCCATATTATGTTTGCAAATTACGCAACTCCAGGtagggaatggaaaaaaagcagaaaaatgataataattttcgtcagtGGATTTAAGAGACCGGAAAAAACAGGGAATGGGGAAAAATTAGATACGAATTATTCGGATTACTTTTCGATTAATGACTCGCGGAATTTGCATATTTTAATCCTAACCACTGGCTATATATAATAATGATCGCAATAAATTGAATATCACAGAAACCGATAGAAATTCttcgaaattcatgaaaactttCTTCACGTACACAACAAgcagatatttttatttgtgtcaaaaaatttacgaaaattttttatgcgcATTGTTCCGTTAATGttgtagaaaaattttatGGTGGCCCATAATAAttggcagaaaaaaaatttaattgtaTAAACGACGACGATAAATActttttcgtttgaaaaataatgctgtACGATTAAATCTATGAAGTCCACTATTAAATACAGGAGACATAATTTTCAGTGATGTATTTAGGTTAAACGGAGACTATTTGGAAAATCAACAGACCTATCGACGTCTCGTGAACAATGATCAAGTCTAAATGTAcatcatttatatatatatatgtatatacacgcactattttttaattttcttaaaAGGCCACAGTTCCGCGGGAATTCccggatgtttttttttttttcatctcgcaCTAACAGACTTAGTATATAAATCAATTAATCCTCATTCTTCTTTATAATTTTTGCTGGTTTGTTTGCTTCTAATCtccttaatttttaaattcaaaatcctCGAAGTGATATGTCCaatgttttcttttccaaTCATGTCTTCCTTGTGGCAGGAAATGAAGCGgagtgaatgaaaataaaaatgaaattgaataaaaaaaaaaagtgttcaaTTCTCAGGAAGCAACACGATGCTAATCTAGGACTGATTTCACACAATATAATAACTCAATGCCAGTGTTTACATTCGTATAATGATTATTTGTCTCATTTCCTCCCTTCCAGATGACAATCGTGAGTCTCAATCGACGACTCTCCTACTGCCAAATTATCATTcgtttgaaataataataatttttttaacaattgagGTCGAAATGTatttaaaataagaaaaaaggcaACGTATGAGTCCTTCGTGatgaacttttaaaaatataattcccAGCTCTCCACATATTGGCTATAGTCGCAatttcagaaccgacatcgttcgtcctTATTGTAATTCCTCCCCTCTCTGCCTTGCTTTgttacaacttttttttctctctccctctctctctctctctctctctcatttcaTTGATCTATCGAATGCCCCGCTTTCTAAAGCACCGAAAGTCTTAACTTAACGTAGTGGCACCATTGTGATTAACTTTGTTGTGATTAACGACGAGCCATCCATCGTCCTGAACAGATTGCAAATATTCTTCCAACAATTTGGCCAAATTGCGGCGCTTAAATCGTAGCGATTCTTTAACGACGTCGCGTACAAATGACAGTCGTATATCCAAGGTACCTTGAATTTGGTGAAGATGCGAAAACAGGGTCCCGTGATCTAAAAATATTACAAATAATGacgtttattaataaaaaaaaatttatttggtaAACGATTCTGAAGATTTGTGCCCCTTCATTTGGTTATGGAACGAAGAATGAAGAGTCGATTAAATTGTGCTGAAAAACAACGACTTACTTGTGCCCCTTCTTCGAACTTCTTTGTAAACGAGTTCTCTGATCGACAAATTGTGTCTCCTAATTTCCTCCAATTCTTTCTTCGTCGGCTGTCTCTCCTTTTCGGGTTTAGCAtcgtttttctcattatcaGAAACGTGATTGGTCAAGCGTTCGTTAACGGCAGGAATCTCGGTGTTCAAACTATCGATATCACTATCGGTTGCACAATCGTTATTGAAGATTTTGTTGGCAGGTTCGAGCTTAGGAGCGATATCGGCGGATTGTTTACGCTCATTGTTAAGTGTGCTAATTTTCGCGCTATCGGCGAGACTGTTTGGTATTGCGGGTGTGAAAGCGGAGCCAATGATATTTTCAACAAAGGTGGAAGGTGCAGCGGCGACAGGGGTAGCGGCAGGAGGAGCCCCGGGTGAGGACGCCAACAAAGGCCCGGGAATCGTCGTTGAATTTTCGTTGTTGATATCGACGGGAATAGGATCGAAAACTGGCATCGTCGGCGAAAATTCTCCAAGACCGTTGACCATTTTTTCGGGAGACGATGGCAGCGAATTTGGTATGTGCGCGGTCGACGATAAATTCGTCGAATAAGATGGAATATTGACGTCGAGGTTGCCGCCGGTGAAAGAGTTTTTCATGTCATTAACGTGCCACGGAACTGGCGACACGGAGGGCGATCTCACGATTGGCGAGTAAGAGGGTCTTCGTAAAACAAAATCCCGAGGTATCGGGCCAGGTTTCCTTTTGTTCGGTGGGGCTCTTGGTGTACCGCCCCCCACCGCGCTACCATCCGCAGAGGCCAAGGTACGCTTAAGTCCGCCTTTAGCCGATAACGAGCCTGCGGACGAGTTTGACGACGAGGAAGACGACGAGGTCGAGCCGACTATATCTATGTCCGCTTCGTCTACCATCATTCGTTTGTCGATTTTGAAGGGATTTcctggagaataaaaaaatcaatgaactcATACCTCCTCTCgagattaaaatttttcttaattCAGTAGGATCGCAAAGAAATGGCAAAATTTACCGAACATGTGCTGTCTGACGGGTGTGCTTTCGATTTCCCTCAATGGCGGTGTCATCCGCTTGAGATATTCCTGATAATTGCCCATCTGTGCCACGGGCATCGAGTGTACGTAATCGTCGTCGAGTAATTTCGTATGCGACAAGCCGCTTTGTAAAAAATTGGCTCTCATTCTAACAACCTGATCGAGAAGTGATTTTCTCGGTACGTCAAAAGCGTTCCGGTAACTCTGAGCACCACGCTGTTGTTGTTGATTGCGCACAAGGCCAACGACAAAGCCCCCAAACTCGTTCAATTGATCCCTGAGTCCCGTAAACTTATCTTGCAACAAAGGATGGGAAACCTGACAAACAAAATGAGATAACGTTGGTATTTGTTCTTTACTTCGGAGCTAACGATCAACCGAATTATTAAACTTACCAAATCTTTTTTTAACGGCGTTCTCGGTACGACCCGGACACCCTCGGTGATTGCCGTCGAATTACCGTTCGAGAGAGCCTTTATCGCGCTGGCATTCGCAACTTGTTTCGAAATAACGTCATTGCACAAACGATCGAATTCTACTTTAGCTGTGTTTTTCAATCTCTTGAGATAATTCAATACGCTGTAGGACAACGAATTGTCCATATTATCGGGTATAAGAGTTTGCGCGAGTGGCGTCGATGCCCCCATTCTTGTCAGAGCTCTTCTCAAAGACTgcaataaataatataaatattatgGAATATCGATATCGAAGTTTTCAACTTCAACATATAAATGTATAGTTTCTCACCGCTGCGTAGTACGTTGGCATGGTGCGCATATAATTTTGGAATTGCGTGCGCCACTCATTGGTAGGTTTGAGCCGGTGAATTTTGAAGAGTTCCTCGAGAAGTGGCAACAGTACAGGATAATTGTACGGCATCACGAATAAATTGACGCAAGTTAAATTGGTGCTTGCTTTGAGATAACCAAAGGGATGTCCAACCTCGCTCGATTTGTACGAATTCGCGACGAATACTTGCCAACAAACGGTGGGTTGTTTTCTTGCAAGGATAAATTGGGTGAGCGGACTCGGTTCGAGCTCGTACTTGTCGAAcggcaaattttcaatgaccaTCGGCTCCTGACTTGTACAAGTGAATTTGACGTTCGGATGCGCTGATCTTGGTGGTAAAGAAGTCGCGCTCAAATCTGGCCAAAAACTTTCCGGGATCGGCCAAAATCCGACGGCGAAACCTTTTTGAGCAGAACGCGGCACGTATATTAATCGTCGACACGAGTGCCAGGCCGCGTTTCCGGTCAAGGTGATTGTCATTGAGTTTATCGAATTCGTTGAATTGGGAGgatattgttgttgttgttgttgttgttggatTCTTGATGGTCCATTAGTCGTATTATTGCCGCCCATTAGACTATTCGACATATTCATTTCATCTTCGTTTTCCTCATCCTCGGTGTGCATCGTCGTGATCCCTGTGgccgttgtcgtcgtcgtcgtcgtcgttgtcgtcgtcgacgtcgtCATCGCTGTCGTTGTCACAGGCACTCCATCGTTTGCCAAAGGCGGCGGATCCggtccaattttttcaaaatttattacaacACCAGATTGTACCTTTTGTACCAAAGAATCTATACACTGCATCATCATTCTGTGTGACGTTATACAGTACGAGCGTCCTTTCCGAAGAATAACCGAAAACAGAAAGACACAGTTAACGATTTGTTTGCCATTTCTCGATTTTTGCTtgtaacaagattttttttgtttctgtttTTTACCTCCCGTAACTTCACACATAGCGTCAATAGGAGACGCGTCGCTAGCTACGAGTCCGGTATCCCGATCGATCGCGGGTGTCCCCGATAATCTCAAAACTAGTGAAAAAAGTCGTTGATCCCATCTGAAGGGTTCTTTGGTTAATTCGGAACCAGGAATGGGTGAATGCATTGGTAGAGTGAACTGAAGAAGAATCAcacaaaaacattttacatATACGTGAACGATTCAatgaataatattaattgattGTTTATGAAATTATGGGCCATCTAATCTTATTGTTTTGTCTTACGTCTTGATGCACTCCGCTATTGGTCGTATACTTCCCACCGTCGGTGATAAGAACAATGACAGAGGGCTCGAGATAAAAAGGACATCTTCCTTGGCCATACGTGTCGATGCCTGTCTGCATGCGGTTCAGATTCAAAACATCTAAGGCATTTTTCAGAGCCGCTCCCAGAGTCGTTAAGCCGACGCATTGCAGATTCTTGAGTTCATTCATAAAAGttgccaaattttctttccatcCTGCCTATGAAAAAAGAAcagcattgaaaaattaagtTATGAATGTTGCGTTTCCTgtgaaaaatacgagaaaaaaattaatgataaacCGGTTCCATTAATACCTTGATATTCTGAGGAGGATCCTCGAAGGTTAGAAGCATGTAGCGATCACCTCGACTTTCTGGAGATCTTTGTCTgacctgaaaaaaaagaagattcAGTAACCGATAGACAACAAATTCACATTTATTTTAACACAGCGAAGAATTGATCAGGGATCACCGAAGGAAGCTgcgcagaaattcatatcaaaGAGTTTTGACAAAGAGCGCTGAGAATCGATGACTATTGGAACATAACGAAGTAATAAGAAGGGAATTATAGAATCAGAAAAAGATTTCGAGCGTGTGTTTTGGCGTACCTTGACGAAAGTTTCGACGGCACTTTTAGCAACGTCCAGGAGTGTTGGTCGACCGCCGAGATAGGCTCTCTGATTCATGGATGCGGATGTGTCGATAAGAAAGACTATTATGGTCATCTTAGCACGATTAACTTTCTTTTATAacttatatatttattcaaaaaaacgaaaaaaaaaacaaaaggattTAATACGAAAGACCGAGGTACGGAGCCTCGGTAGCCCGACCGAGACACCTCGTTGGCTATAATGTACAATTTCCCGTGTGTAAAGAGAgacaataacaacaataataattaaaaaaaaaggatgaaaaaaaggtaCAGCCGTGGAGCGAGACTTTGCAAAACGTCGACGTAACTAGCCAGCTAGGGGCCCTTACCCGCGACGTAGCGCATAACTTTTACGGCCATTGAACGAAACGGAGAGATAtacaagatatatatatacatggaaTATGTATATTAGTATATCTATGTATGAAATTCGCAAACGTAACccaaaaataattaataagaAAAACTAAACGAAACAAAGCACGTTTTCCCTTCGCGTAGAAAtctatgtttctttttttatattgctTTTCTCTCCGTCGTATTacagttgaaataaaaaatcttcgtgTGATGTTTGTCCGCGACTCTCGTCCTCGTTCACCCTGAAGTTTTCTTCTACGTTTTCTCTCTATCTATATATTTGTAACCTCTCTGGACACTTTTCCCGATTCTCTCTTCTGTTTGTCTCTTTTCCTTCCTCCACCTCCACCAACCGACACCTATTTTGTCCTTTTGCTTCTGTTCCGGTTTCTCTTTACGTGTcgatctctcttttctctttctctagcTCTCTTACTATTTTTCGGGGCTCCTGTCTCTTTCCTAACCCTCGCGCTCGCGCGCCACTACTCGTTAAAAACAGCGGCTGAAATTCAGCTACCACGCTGCTACTCCGGCTTCTCGGACGATAATGCCAGTTTTGGGCGGCACGATCCTAGCCCCTCTCTTTTCTCATGAAGCTTGTTCTTTTCCCTCTCCCTGACGACGGCGGCACTTGATGATcgcgctgctgctgctgcttctcCTCATACCTATACCGCCGGCGGTCGTCATACACGCACGTACGCGTTCTAAATTGTGTTGACTGCGTTCACCCCCCACCTCAACCCTCTCCCCTCTGGTCTTTTGCTTCTTcttctgctgctgctgctgctgctcagCTCTAGTGTTGATACCTCTGATCTCTGATATTCGTCTGGTGGATTATTTAGCTTTTTGTTGTATCGAGTTTGTACACGCGATACATGTGCACATGATTTTAACTACAACATTTGTTTTTCACGCAACACTCTT
It includes:
- the IntS6 gene encoding integrator complex subunit 6-B isoform X1; the protein is MTIIVFLIDTSASMNQRAYLGGRPTLLDVAKSAVETFVKVRQRSPESRGDRYMLLTFEDPPQNIKAGWKENLATFMNELKNLQCVGLTTLGAALKNALDVLNLNRMQTGIDTYGQGRCPFYLEPSVIVLITDGGKYTTNSGVHQDFTLPMHSPIPGSELTKEPFRWDQRLFSLVLRLSGTPAIDRDTGLVASDASPIDAMCEVTGGRSYCITSHRMMMQCIDSLVQKVQSGVVINFEKIGPDPPPLANDGVPVTTTAMTTSTTTTTTTTTTTATGITTMHTEDEENEDEMNMSNSLMGGNNTTNGPSRIQQQQQQQQYPPNSTNSINSMTITLTGNAAWHSCRRLIYVPRSAQKGFAVGFWPIPESFWPDLSATSLPPRSAHPNVKFTCTSQEPMVIENLPFDKYELEPSPLTQFILARKQPTVCWQVFVANSYKSSEVGHPFGYLKASTNLTCVNLFVMPYNYPVLLPLLEELFKIHRLKPTNEWRTQFQNYMRTMPTYYAASLRRALTRMGASTPLAQTLIPDNMDNSLSYSVLNYLKRLKNTAKVEFDRLCNDVISKQVANASAIKALSNGNSTAITEGVRVVPRTPLKKDLVSHPLLQDKFTGLRDQLNEFGGFVVGLVRNQQQQRGAQSYRNAFDVPRKSLLDQVVRMRANFLQSGLSHTKLLDDDYVHSMPVAQMGNYQEYLKRMTPPLREIESTPVRQHMFGNPFKIDKRMMVDEADIDIVGSTSSSSSSSNSSAGSLSAKGGLKRTLASADGSAVGGGTPRAPPNKRKPGPIPRDFVLRRPSYSPIVRSPSVSPVPWHVNDMKNSFTGGNLDVNIPSYSTNLSSTAHIPNSLPSSPEKMVNGLGEFSPTMPVFDPIPVDINNENSTTIPGPLLASSPGAPPAATPVAAAPSTFVENIIGSAFTPAIPNSLADSAKISTLNNERKQSADIAPKLEPANKIFNNDCATDSDIDSLNTEIPAVNERLTNHVSDNEKNDAKPEKERQPTKKELEEIRRHNLSIRELVYKEVRRRGTNHGTLFSHLHQIQGTLDIRLSFVRDVVKESLRFKRRNLAKLLEEYLQSVQDDGWLVVNHNKVNHNGATTLS
- the IntS6 gene encoding integrator complex subunit 6-B isoform X2, translated to MLLTFEDPPQNIKAGWKENLATFMNELKNLQCVGLTTLGAALKNALDVLNLNRMQTGIDTYGQGRCPFYLEPSVIVLITDGGKYTTNSGVHQDFTLPMHSPIPGSELTKEPFRWDQRLFSLVLRLSGTPAIDRDTGLVASDASPIDAMCEVTGGRSYCITSHRMMMQCIDSLVQKVQSGVVINFEKIGPDPPPLANDGVPVTTTAMTTSTTTTTTTTTTTATGITTMHTEDEENEDEMNMSNSLMGGNNTTNGPSRIQQQQQQQQYPPNSTNSINSMTITLTGNAAWHSCRRLIYVPRSAQKGFAVGFWPIPESFWPDLSATSLPPRSAHPNVKFTCTSQEPMVIENLPFDKYELEPSPLTQFILARKQPTVCWQVFVANSYKSSEVGHPFGYLKASTNLTCVNLFVMPYNYPVLLPLLEELFKIHRLKPTNEWRTQFQNYMRTMPTYYAASLRRALTRMGASTPLAQTLIPDNMDNSLSYSVLNYLKRLKNTAKVEFDRLCNDVISKQVANASAIKALSNGNSTAITEGVRVVPRTPLKKDLVSHPLLQDKFTGLRDQLNEFGGFVVGLVRNQQQQRGAQSYRNAFDVPRKSLLDQVVRMRANFLQSGLSHTKLLDDDYVHSMPVAQMGNYQEYLKRMTPPLREIESTPVRQHMFGNPFKIDKRMMVDEADIDIVGSTSSSSSSSNSSAGSLSAKGGLKRTLASADGSAVGGGTPRAPPNKRKPGPIPRDFVLRRPSYSPIVRSPSVSPVPWHVNDMKNSFTGGNLDVNIPSYSTNLSSTAHIPNSLPSSPEKMVNGLGEFSPTMPVFDPIPVDINNENSTTIPGPLLASSPGAPPAATPVAAAPSTFVENIIGSAFTPAIPNSLADSAKISTLNNERKQSADIAPKLEPANKIFNNDCATDSDIDSLNTEIPAVNERLTNHVSDNEKNDAKPEKERQPTKKELEEIRRHNLSIRELVYKEVRRRGTNHGTLFSHLHQIQGTLDIRLSFVRDVVKESLRFKRRNLAKLLEEYLQSVQDDGWLVVNHNKVNHNGATTLS